The following proteins are co-located in the Microbacterium sp. Clip185 genome:
- a CDS encoding sensor histidine kinase, whose translation MTTPSVPQRMPQDPWQRWGWVMAIVWMVFLAFPVLSLLSSSAPAPLLVLGWAALVGFAVSYVVGFVSGMRSAWGAPTRLVKTLFWVQIACAAATVPAIADGALSFVPFVMSYASYGLRRIWHWVTMAAGIGLVVVVIVATGSIADNIQILSVVIMISVVNTVTSWLIGRSVDTDRIRLELAASDERTAIARDVHDLLGHTLTAVKLKAELAERLVDRDPARAKAELAEIVRLTSEAITGVRSTVTGIRGQAFAEQLVASRAALESAGMAVEVTGDAASLSPAQSLPAGWIVREATTNILRHAHARTVRISVAPGVVTVDDDGEGVRQRPGNGIRGMQERAAAAGAVLEVVPAPSGGTRVSMTW comes from the coding sequence GTGACGACCCCCTCCGTGCCCCAGCGCATGCCACAGGATCCGTGGCAGCGCTGGGGCTGGGTCATGGCCATCGTGTGGATGGTCTTCCTGGCCTTCCCGGTACTCTCCCTGCTGTCGTCGTCCGCGCCGGCGCCCCTGCTCGTGCTGGGGTGGGCGGCACTGGTCGGATTCGCCGTGTCCTACGTGGTCGGATTCGTCTCGGGGATGCGATCGGCCTGGGGCGCGCCGACCCGACTCGTGAAGACGCTCTTCTGGGTGCAGATCGCGTGCGCCGCGGCGACGGTGCCCGCCATCGCCGACGGCGCCCTGAGCTTCGTGCCGTTCGTGATGTCGTACGCGAGCTACGGCCTCCGGCGTATCTGGCACTGGGTGACGATGGCGGCCGGCATCGGACTCGTCGTCGTCGTGATCGTCGCTACGGGCTCGATCGCTGACAACATCCAGATCCTGTCGGTGGTCATCATGATCTCCGTCGTCAACACCGTGACGAGCTGGCTCATCGGCCGCTCCGTCGACACGGATCGGATCCGGCTGGAGCTCGCCGCCAGCGACGAGCGCACCGCGATCGCCCGCGACGTGCACGACCTGCTCGGTCACACGTTGACGGCGGTGAAACTGAAGGCCGAGCTCGCCGAGCGTCTCGTCGACCGCGATCCCGCTCGCGCGAAGGCCGAGCTCGCCGAGATCGTGCGCCTGACCAGCGAGGCGATCACGGGCGTGCGCAGCACCGTGACCGGCATCCGCGGACAGGCCTTTGCCGAGCAGCTGGTCGCGAGTCGTGCGGCCCTCGAATCCGCGGGGATGGCCGTGGAGGTCACCGGCGACGCCGCTTCCCTCTCCCCCGCCCAGTCCCTGCCGGCGGGGTGGATCGTCCGGGAGGCGACGACCAATATCCTGCGCCACGCGCACGCCCGCACGGTGCGCATCTCGGTGGCACCGGGCGTCGTGACGGTCGACGACGACGGCGAAGGGGTGCGCCAGCGGCCGGGCAACGGGATCCGGGGCATGCAGGAGCGGGCGGCAGCGGCCGGCGCCGTGCTCGAAGTGGTCCCGGCACCCAGCGGCGGAACGAGAGTGAGCATGACGTGGTGA
- a CDS encoding ABC transporter ATP-binding protein, protein MSEPRVQIPDTPLAPDAPAVQLRGIVRRFGRAGQRFTAVDGIDLRIERGEIVALLGPNGAGKTTTIDVLLGLAEPDEGSALVFGAHPHRAVAAGRLAAVLQTGGLLSDLTVRETVSVIADLYGAGTRVAEVMERADLTEIARRRVGKCSGGEKQRVKFALALLPDPDVLVLDEPTAGMDVTARRRFWQAMRADADAGRTIVFATHYLEEAEQFARRTVVMSRGRIVADAATAHLRASLGGRLVSATLADEALATAFAAELVGDESAAEVSVDASRLTVRTAASDALAARLLAAGASDLEITAPTLESAFTRLTEEPS, encoded by the coding sequence ATGAGCGAACCGCGCGTGCAGATACCCGACACCCCCCTCGCCCCGGATGCGCCGGCCGTCCAGCTGCGCGGCATCGTGCGCCGCTTCGGCCGCGCGGGCCAGCGCTTCACCGCCGTCGACGGCATCGACCTGCGCATCGAGCGCGGCGAGATCGTGGCGCTGCTCGGCCCGAACGGGGCGGGCAAGACCACGACGATCGACGTGCTGCTGGGACTCGCGGAGCCGGATGAGGGCAGCGCCCTCGTCTTCGGCGCCCACCCCCACCGCGCGGTGGCGGCCGGGCGGCTCGCCGCGGTGCTGCAGACCGGCGGCCTGCTGTCGGATCTCACCGTGCGCGAGACGGTCTCGGTCATCGCCGACCTGTACGGTGCGGGCACCCGGGTCGCCGAAGTGATGGAACGCGCCGATCTCACCGAGATCGCTCGCCGCCGCGTCGGCAAGTGCTCCGGCGGCGAGAAGCAGCGCGTGAAGTTCGCGCTCGCACTGCTGCCCGACCCCGACGTGCTGGTGCTCGACGAGCCCACCGCCGGCATGGACGTCACGGCCCGCCGGCGGTTCTGGCAGGCGATGCGCGCCGACGCGGATGCGGGACGCACGATCGTCTTCGCCACCCACTACCTCGAGGAGGCCGAGCAGTTCGCCCGGCGCACCGTCGTGATGAGCCGCGGCCGCATCGTCGCCGATGCCGCCACCGCGCACCTGCGCGCCTCCCTCGGAGGCCGCCTCGTCTCGGCGACGCTCGCCGACGAGGCGCTCGCCACGGCTTTCGCCGCCGAGCTGGTGGGCGACGAGTCCGCCGCCGAGGTGTCGGTGGACGCGTCCCGGCTCACGGTGCGCACCGCCGCATCCGATGCACTGGCCGCGCGCCTGCTCGCCGCGGGCGCGAGCGACCTCGAGATCACGGCCCCGACCCTGGAATCCGCCTTCACCCGACTCACCGAGGAGCCCTCATGA
- the purQ gene encoding phosphoribosylformylglycinamidine synthase subunit PurQ yields MSVRIGVITFPGSLDDRDAQRAIRVAGAEPVALWHGAHDLQGVDALVLPGGFSYGDYLRAGAIAALAPIMSEVKDAAAAGMPILGICNGFQMLVEAHLLPGGLIRNAHQQFVRRDQRLRVENADTAWTSDFSTGQEIVIPLKNADGGYIADAETLARVEGEGLVAFRYIGVNPNGSLDDIAGLTNERGNVVGLMPHPEHAVEPGFGPDTSAAMRSGVDGLGFFSSAIAAVVSAAA; encoded by the coding sequence ATGAGCGTACGCATCGGGGTCATCACCTTCCCCGGTTCGCTCGACGACCGCGACGCGCAGCGCGCGATCCGTGTGGCCGGGGCCGAGCCGGTCGCCCTCTGGCACGGCGCTCACGACCTGCAGGGCGTCGACGCCCTCGTGCTGCCGGGCGGCTTCAGCTACGGCGACTACCTCCGGGCGGGTGCGATCGCGGCGCTCGCGCCGATCATGTCCGAGGTGAAGGATGCGGCCGCCGCCGGCATGCCGATCCTCGGCATCTGCAACGGCTTCCAGATGCTCGTCGAGGCGCACCTGCTCCCGGGCGGACTGATCCGCAACGCGCACCAGCAGTTCGTACGTCGCGACCAGCGTCTGCGGGTCGAGAACGCCGACACCGCCTGGACGAGCGACTTCAGCACGGGCCAGGAGATCGTCATCCCGCTGAAGAACGCCGACGGCGGCTACATCGCCGACGCCGAGACGCTCGCACGCGTCGAGGGCGAAGGTCTCGTGGCGTTCCGCTACATCGGCGTGAACCCGAACGGCTCGCTCGATGACATCGCCGGGCTCACCAACGAACGCGGCAACGTCGTGGGGCTCATGCCGCATCCCGAGCACGCGGTCGAGCCCGGCTTCGGGCCCGACACCTCCGCCGCCATGCGCTCCGGCGTCGACGGCCTCGGCTTCTTCAGCTCCGCCATCGCGGCCGTGGTCTCCGCCGCCGCCTGA
- a CDS encoding carbohydrate ABC transporter permease, with translation MTTLQNPPVAAEEALLEPGRKPVRRRRPVRGSRPGWFVYAALGVVLLSAAFPFYWSLLIGSGDSYTIRDPNMSWIPGGNFIANAAKVINDPAVNFWPALWNSIFSSALIAASVVFFSTLAGWAFAKLKFRGSSWLLVFVIATMAVPTQLGVVPLYLLFSEIGWTGQIGAIIIPALVSAFGVFWMTQYIRQAVPDELIEAARVDGASSFRTFLTVGVPAARPAAAMLALFTFVTAWNNFFWPFIVLDRQNPTLPVALSLLQSNYFVDYSIVLAGVLLSTIPLLILFVFAGKQLVSGIMQGAVKG, from the coding sequence ATGACCACTCTGCAGAACCCGCCCGTCGCGGCGGAGGAAGCGCTGTTGGAACCCGGCCGCAAGCCGGTGCGCCGGCGGCGCCCGGTGCGAGGCTCGCGTCCTGGCTGGTTCGTGTACGCTGCCCTCGGCGTCGTGCTGCTGAGCGCCGCGTTCCCTTTCTACTGGTCGCTGCTCATCGGCTCCGGCGACTCGTACACGATCCGCGACCCCAACATGTCGTGGATCCCCGGCGGCAACTTCATCGCGAACGCCGCCAAGGTCATCAACGACCCGGCCGTGAACTTCTGGCCTGCGCTGTGGAACTCGATCTTCAGCTCGGCTCTCATCGCCGCATCCGTCGTGTTCTTCTCGACGCTCGCCGGATGGGCCTTCGCCAAGCTGAAGTTCCGCGGCTCGAGCTGGCTGCTGGTGTTCGTGATCGCCACGATGGCCGTGCCGACGCAGCTCGGCGTCGTGCCGCTGTATCTCCTGTTCAGCGAGATCGGATGGACGGGCCAGATCGGCGCGATCATCATCCCGGCCCTGGTGAGCGCCTTCGGGGTGTTCTGGATGACGCAGTACATCCGCCAGGCCGTGCCGGACGAGCTGATCGAGGCGGCCCGTGTCGACGGGGCGAGCTCGTTCCGCACCTTCCTCACGGTGGGAGTCCCCGCCGCGCGTCCCGCGGCCGCGATGCTGGCACTGTTCACGTTCGTGACAGCCTGGAACAACTTCTTCTGGCCGTTCATCGTGCTCGACCGGCAGAACCCGACGCTCCCCGTCGCGCTGTCGCTGCTGCAGTCCAACTACTTCGTCGACTACTCCATCGTCCTCGCGGGCGTGCTGCTGTCGACGATCCCGCTCCTGATCCTCTTCGTCTTCGCCGGCAAGCAGCTGGTGAGCGGAATCATGCAAGGCGCCGTCAAGGGCTGA
- a CDS encoding ABC transporter permease, with amino-acid sequence MSTLVSPAMYRIEGLRQLRNPYTLAFTLAMPFAMYLLFGASMDYASQSVGHANASFYVMVSMGAYGTATAMSSLCSLAASEVGQGWGRQLALTPLSTAGYALTKVLSAMSFAALSVLIVYIAGYVTGAAADDVWRWFASAAITLVLGLVYGLFGLGVGLAFNSDSAAALASISITFFGFFGNVFVPLSGVMLDIAKWTPMYGYAALVRWPATGGALVAGGSDQLWAVVLNVLVWGALFALLVRFGVVRSRRRR; translated from the coding sequence ATGAGCACGCTCGTCTCCCCCGCGATGTATCGCATCGAGGGTCTGCGCCAGCTGCGGAACCCGTACACGCTGGCATTCACGCTGGCCATGCCGTTCGCGATGTACCTGCTGTTCGGCGCCAGCATGGACTACGCCTCGCAGAGCGTCGGTCACGCGAACGCCTCGTTCTACGTCATGGTCTCGATGGGCGCCTACGGCACCGCGACGGCGATGAGCTCGCTGTGCTCGCTCGCCGCATCCGAGGTCGGACAGGGGTGGGGACGACAGCTCGCCCTCACGCCTCTCTCGACCGCCGGATACGCCCTGACGAAGGTGCTCTCCGCGATGTCGTTCGCCGCACTGTCGGTGCTCATCGTCTACATCGCCGGATACGTCACGGGCGCCGCGGCCGACGACGTGTGGCGATGGTTCGCCTCGGCCGCCATCACTCTCGTGCTCGGCCTGGTCTACGGCCTGTTCGGTCTGGGCGTCGGGCTCGCGTTCAACTCGGACTCGGCCGCCGCTCTCGCCTCGATCTCGATCACCTTCTTCGGCTTCTTCGGCAACGTCTTCGTGCCCCTGAGCGGCGTGATGCTCGACATCGCCAAGTGGACGCCGATGTACGGCTACGCAGCCCTCGTGCGCTGGCCGGCGACCGGCGGCGCACTCGTGGCGGGAGGCTCCGACCAGCTCTGGGCTGTCGTTCTCAACGTGCTCGTCTGGGGCGCGCTGTTCGCCCTGCTGGTGCGCTTCGGCGTCGTGCGCTCGCGGCGTCGTCGTTAG
- a CDS encoding carbohydrate ABC transporter permease: MSASSTTARSPKRIGFGGKSLSSWDLKLSPYLYISPFFILFLIVGLFPIAYTAYISFQDWDLVRGTGTFVGFDQYATVINDPKFWTALRNSFSIFLLSTVPQLILAVFIAVLLDQNIRAKTFWRMGVLLPYVMAPVAVALIFSNMFGDQYGLVNSILTDLGIPAIKWHSDAFASHIAIATMVNFRWTGYNTLILLAAMQAIPRDFYEAATVDGAGKVRQFFSITLPSLKPTLIFVIITSTIGGLQIFDEPRMYDQTGTGGADNQWLTITLWLYDLGWGQWNFGRAAALAWILFLIILAIGAINLFVTRGLVRDEGKKSDMSRAQMRAARRAAKEAVEASRATASQKTEVLR; this comes from the coding sequence GTGAGCGCCTCGTCCACGACGGCCAGATCCCCCAAGCGCATCGGCTTCGGTGGCAAGAGCCTCAGCTCCTGGGACCTCAAGCTGTCCCCCTATCTGTACATCTCCCCCTTCTTCATCCTGTTCCTGATCGTCGGGCTCTTCCCGATCGCCTACACGGCGTACATCTCTTTCCAGGACTGGGATCTCGTGCGCGGCACGGGCACCTTCGTCGGCTTCGACCAGTACGCGACGGTCATCAACGACCCGAAGTTCTGGACGGCCCTTCGCAACTCCTTCTCGATCTTTCTGCTTTCCACCGTCCCGCAGCTGATCCTGGCGGTGTTCATCGCGGTGCTGCTGGATCAGAACATCCGCGCCAAGACGTTCTGGCGCATGGGCGTGCTGCTGCCCTACGTCATGGCCCCCGTCGCCGTGGCGCTCATCTTCTCCAACATGTTCGGCGACCAGTACGGTCTCGTGAACTCGATCCTCACCGACCTCGGCATCCCCGCCATCAAGTGGCACTCGGATGCGTTCGCCAGCCACATCGCCATCGCGACGATGGTCAACTTCCGCTGGACGGGCTACAACACCCTCATCCTGCTCGCGGCCATGCAGGCCATCCCGCGCGACTTCTACGAGGCGGCGACGGTCGATGGCGCCGGCAAGGTCCGCCAGTTCTTCTCCATCACGCTGCCGAGTCTGAAGCCCACCCTGATCTTCGTCATCATCACCTCGACGATCGGCGGCCTGCAGATCTTCGACGAGCCGCGCATGTACGACCAGACCGGAACCGGCGGCGCCGACAACCAGTGGCTCACCATCACGCTGTGGCTCTACGACCTCGGATGGGGCCAGTGGAACTTCGGCCGCGCCGCAGCGCTGGCCTGGATCCTCTTCCTGATCATCCTCGCCATCGGCGCGATCAACCTCTTCGTCACCCGCGGGCTCGTGCGTGACGAAGGCAAGAAGTCCGACATGAGCCGGGCCCAGATGCGCGCCGCCCGACGCGCCGCCAAGGAGGCGGTCGAAGCCTCCCGTGCCACCGCGTCCCAGAAGACGGAGGTCCTCCGATGA
- a CDS encoding response regulator transcription factor: MLVDDQALVRGAMGALLELEGDLVVVAEAADGAQAASLAGQATPDVCLMDIQMPGMDGITATRQVREASPATRVLVVTTFARPGYLRQALDAGASGFIVKDAPADRLADAVRRVHAGLRVVDPELAEASLFEGQSPLTEREQQALRLSADGRAVAQIAAEMFLSAGTVRNHLSSAIGKTGTENRSQAAQVAREKGWI; the protein is encoded by the coding sequence ATGCTCGTAGACGACCAGGCGCTCGTCCGCGGTGCGATGGGCGCCCTGCTCGAGCTGGAGGGCGACCTCGTCGTGGTCGCCGAGGCGGCCGACGGTGCGCAGGCCGCATCCCTCGCCGGCCAGGCGACGCCCGACGTCTGCCTCATGGACATCCAGATGCCCGGGATGGACGGGATCACCGCCACGCGCCAGGTGCGCGAGGCGAGTCCGGCGACACGCGTACTCGTGGTGACGACGTTCGCCCGGCCCGGGTATCTGCGCCAGGCACTGGATGCGGGAGCCAGCGGCTTCATCGTGAAGGATGCGCCGGCCGATCGCCTGGCGGATGCGGTACGCCGCGTGCATGCGGGGCTCCGGGTGGTCGATCCCGAGCTCGCCGAGGCGTCGCTGTTCGAGGGTCAGAGCCCGCTGACCGAGCGCGAGCAGCAGGCGCTGCGCCTGTCGGCCGACGGTCGGGCGGTAGCGCAGATCGCCGCGGAGATGTTCCTGTCGGCGGGCACCGTGCGCAATCACCTCTCGTCGGCGATCGGCAAGACCGGCACCGAGAACCGCTCGCAGGCGGCGCAGGTCGCCCGCGAGAAGGGCTGGATCTAG
- a CDS encoding glycoside hydrolase family 1 protein — protein MSDALRAFPRNFLFGAATAAFQIEGAAFEDGRTASIWDAFCREPGAVINGDNGDVACDHYHRYGDDVALMKGLGLDTYRFSVSWSRVRPDAGPLNQKGLDFYKRLVDELREADILPWLTLYHWDMPQALQERGGWAVRESSDLFTEYALDVYDALGDRVDIWTTLNEPWCSSFLSYTAGIHAPGHYSIAEGMLASHHLLLGHGQVVQELRGRDAGKNLGITLNLTVPDPVDPQNEGDRDAARRIDGQFNRWFLDPIFRGSYPQDVIDDIRVVDPAAVETWQAAIRPGDLELIAQPIDSLGVNYYHGEFVGAQPDPNPPLPGEAPTDRPGRSPFPAAEGIHWHDRGLPRTSMNWEVQPEGLTRLLRRVSDEYAASAGTVLYVTENGAAYDDQLVVEDGVARVKDVERTEFLRAHLSAVLDAADAGVDVRGYFYWSLLDNFEWAWGYEKRFGIVHVDYDTQVRTLKDSALEYRRVIAARAIDNAPEGAVLQR, from the coding sequence ATGAGCGACGCTCTGCGCGCGTTCCCGCGGAACTTCCTGTTCGGAGCGGCCACCGCAGCCTTCCAGATCGAGGGCGCTGCCTTCGAAGACGGACGGACGGCATCCATCTGGGACGCGTTCTGCCGTGAGCCCGGTGCCGTCATCAACGGCGATAACGGTGATGTCGCGTGCGACCACTATCACCGCTACGGCGATGACGTCGCGCTCATGAAGGGGCTGGGGCTGGACACGTACCGGTTCTCGGTCTCGTGGTCGCGGGTTCGCCCGGACGCCGGTCCTCTCAACCAGAAGGGCCTCGACTTCTACAAGCGTCTGGTCGACGAGCTGCGCGAGGCCGACATCCTGCCGTGGCTCACGCTCTACCACTGGGACATGCCGCAGGCGCTGCAGGAACGCGGCGGCTGGGCGGTGCGGGAGTCGAGCGACCTGTTCACGGAGTACGCGCTGGATGTGTACGACGCGCTGGGCGACCGGGTCGACATCTGGACCACGCTGAACGAGCCGTGGTGCTCGTCGTTCCTGAGCTACACCGCCGGCATCCACGCTCCCGGTCACTACTCCATCGCCGAGGGGATGCTGGCCTCGCACCACCTCCTGCTCGGTCATGGCCAGGTGGTGCAGGAGCTCCGCGGACGCGACGCGGGCAAGAACCTCGGGATCACGCTCAACCTCACCGTTCCCGACCCCGTGGACCCGCAGAACGAGGGCGACCGGGATGCGGCGCGGCGCATCGACGGCCAGTTCAATCGCTGGTTCCTCGACCCGATCTTCCGCGGTTCGTACCCGCAGGACGTGATCGACGACATCCGCGTGGTCGACCCCGCGGCCGTCGAGACGTGGCAGGCCGCCATCCGTCCGGGCGACCTCGAGCTCATCGCGCAGCCCATCGACAGCCTGGGCGTGAACTACTACCACGGCGAGTTCGTGGGCGCTCAGCCCGACCCGAACCCGCCGCTGCCCGGCGAGGCTCCCACCGATCGTCCCGGCCGCTCGCCGTTCCCGGCGGCGGAGGGGATCCACTGGCACGATCGCGGCCTGCCGCGCACCTCGATGAACTGGGAGGTGCAGCCGGAGGGTCTGACCAGGCTCCTGCGCCGCGTCTCGGACGAGTACGCCGCTTCCGCGGGCACCGTGCTCTACGTCACCGAGAACGGCGCGGCCTACGATGACCAGCTCGTCGTCGAGGACGGCGTCGCCCGGGTGAAGGATGTCGAGCGCACCGAGTTCCTGCGCGCGCACCTGTCGGCCGTGCTGGACGCTGCCGATGCGGGCGTCGACGTGCGCGGGTACTTCTACTGGTCGCTGCTGGACAACTTCGAGTGGGCCTGGGGCTACGAGAAGCGGTTCGGAATCGTCCATGTCGACTACGACACCCAGGTGCGTACGTTGAAGGACAGCGCTCTGGAGTATCGTCGGGTCATCGCCGCCCGTGCGATCGATAACGCGCCCGAGGGCGCCGTCCTGCAGAGGTAG
- a CDS encoding ABC transporter substrate-binding protein, whose protein sequence is MKSRALRPLGLAAGIATAAIVLAGCSTGGGEQSDPNAPVTLTIATFNDFGYTDALLQEYMDENPNVKIVHNKAATSNDARANYFQKLGKTGLADIEAIEVDWLPEVMKYSDMLAPVPTDLTDRWLDWKVKAATDADGNLIGYGTDIGPEAVCYRSDLFQAAGLPTDRAEVGKLFDGDWANYFKVGDQYVAATGKAFFDSAGGTYQGMINQVEAAYENPSDGKITATTNAEVKDIYDQVTKASATQSAHFSQWSDDWFAGLSNGDFATMLCPGWMLGVISGNAKDVTGWDVAPMFPNGGGNWGGSYLTIPANGKNVAAAQKLADWLTDAKTQVKAFENAGTFPSQNDALSDATLLDSTNEYFNNAPVGQIFSERAKAVTVTPFKGEFYFQVNDAMQKALTRVEDGTQDAKASWDQWVSEVEAIK, encoded by the coding sequence GTGAAATCACGCGCCCTGCGACCGCTCGGCCTCGCCGCCGGCATCGCAACCGCAGCCATCGTCCTCGCCGGTTGTTCGACCGGCGGCGGCGAGCAGTCCGACCCGAACGCGCCGGTCACGCTGACCATCGCCACCTTCAACGACTTCGGTTACACCGATGCACTCCTGCAGGAGTACATGGACGAGAACCCGAACGTGAAGATCGTCCACAACAAGGCCGCGACCTCCAACGACGCCCGCGCCAACTACTTCCAGAAGCTCGGCAAGACGGGCCTGGCCGACATCGAGGCGATCGAGGTCGACTGGCTGCCCGAGGTCATGAAGTACTCCGACATGCTCGCGCCGGTTCCCACCGACCTCACCGACCGCTGGCTGGACTGGAAGGTCAAGGCCGCGACCGACGCCGACGGCAACCTCATCGGCTACGGCACCGACATCGGCCCCGAGGCCGTCTGCTACCGCTCCGACCTGTTCCAGGCCGCCGGTCTCCCGACCGACCGCGCCGAGGTCGGCAAGCTCTTCGACGGCGACTGGGCCAACTACTTCAAGGTCGGCGACCAGTACGTGGCCGCCACCGGCAAGGCCTTCTTCGACTCCGCCGGCGGCACCTACCAGGGCATGATCAACCAGGTCGAGGCGGCGTACGAGAACCCCTCGGACGGCAAGATCACCGCCACGACCAACGCCGAGGTCAAGGACATCTACGACCAGGTCACCAAGGCGAGCGCGACGCAGTCGGCGCACTTCAGCCAGTGGTCGGACGACTGGTTCGCCGGTCTCAGCAACGGCGACTTCGCCACGATGCTCTGCCCCGGCTGGATGCTCGGTGTCATCTCCGGCAACGCGAAGGACGTCACCGGCTGGGACGTCGCACCGATGTTCCCCAACGGCGGCGGCAACTGGGGCGGCTCGTACCTGACGATCCCCGCCAACGGCAAGAACGTCGCGGCCGCCCAGAAGCTGGCCGACTGGCTGACCGACGCCAAGACCCAGGTCAAGGCCTTCGAGAACGCCGGCACCTTCCCGAGCCAGAACGACGCGCTCAGCGACGCCACGCTGCTGGACTCGACCAACGAGTACTTCAACAACGCTCCGGTCGGCCAGATCTTCTCCGAGCGGGCCAAGGCCGTGACGGTCACCCCCTTCAAGGGCGAGTTCTACTTCCAGGTCAACGACGCGATGCAGAAGGCGCTCACGCGCGTCGAGGACGGCACGCAGGACGCGAAGGCTTCGTGGGACCAGTGGGTCTCTGAGGTCGAGGCCATCAAGTAA
- a CDS encoding LacI family DNA-binding transcriptional regulator, protein MTSDPRRATATIEDVAAMAGVSRSTVSRVVNGATAVSPAAVAAVELAISELNYVPNRAARSLASRATMAIALIVPEDTNRFFGDPFFASIVSGINARLSRSDYVLNLIIASNDPRDKTAAYLRSGAVDGAIVVSHHTTDTFVDRIAAAVPVVYGGRPAHGRDGAYFVDIDNVEGGRTATRHLVEAGRTRIGTISGPIDMPAGIDRLTGYREVLQDAGLQVGPIEDGGFSSAGGYTAMQRILASGAEIDALFIASDLMARGALAALERTGLSVPDDIAIVGFDDSPVATAVTPALTTVRQPSQLQGEQMVDVLLALLAGQEPPHATILSSELIRRESA, encoded by the coding sequence GTGACCAGCGACCCTCGTCGTGCCACCGCCACCATCGAGGACGTCGCGGCGATGGCCGGGGTCTCCCGGTCTACGGTCTCCCGAGTCGTCAACGGCGCCACCGCAGTGAGTCCCGCTGCGGTGGCCGCCGTCGAACTCGCCATCAGCGAGCTGAACTACGTGCCCAATCGGGCCGCGCGCTCGCTCGCGAGCCGGGCGACGATGGCGATCGCGCTGATCGTGCCGGAAGACACGAACAGGTTCTTCGGCGACCCGTTCTTCGCGTCGATCGTGTCGGGCATCAACGCGCGGCTCAGCAGATCCGACTACGTGCTGAACCTCATCATCGCGAGCAACGATCCGCGCGACAAGACGGCCGCGTATCTGCGCAGCGGCGCCGTGGACGGCGCGATCGTCGTCTCGCACCACACGACCGACACGTTCGTCGACCGGATCGCCGCCGCGGTCCCCGTCGTCTACGGCGGCCGGCCCGCTCACGGACGAGACGGCGCCTACTTCGTCGACATCGACAACGTGGAGGGGGGTCGTACGGCGACCCGGCACCTCGTCGAGGCGGGGCGCACGCGCATCGGCACGATCTCCGGTCCGATCGACATGCCCGCCGGCATCGACCGACTCACCGGCTACCGCGAGGTGCTGCAGGATGCGGGACTTCAGGTCGGCCCGATCGAGGACGGCGGATTCAGCTCGGCCGGCGGCTACACCGCGATGCAGCGCATCCTCGCCTCCGGCGCCGAGATCGACGCCCTGTTCATCGCGAGCGATCTCATGGCGCGCGGCGCGCTGGCGGCGCTCGAGCGCACCGGCCTGAGTGTGCCCGACGACATCGCGATCGTCGGGTTCGACGACTCGCCGGTCGCCACCGCGGTGACCCCCGCGCTCACGACCGTGCGCCAGCCCTCGCAGCTGCAGGGCGAGCAGATGGTCGATGTGCTGCTGGCGCTGCTCGCAGGCCAGGAGCCCCCGCACGCCACGATCCTGTCGTCCGAGCTCATCCGGCGCGAGTCGGCCTGA
- the purS gene encoding phosphoribosylformylglycinamidine synthase subunit PurS → MPTIVVDVMPKAELLDPQGKAVQNALHRLGVEDFGSVRIGKRFELTVEGTVDEALLEKVREIADDVLSNAVIEDVVGIEVVE, encoded by the coding sequence ATGCCCACGATCGTCGTCGATGTCATGCCCAAGGCCGAACTGCTCGACCCGCAGGGCAAGGCGGTCCAGAACGCCCTGCACCGCCTGGGCGTCGAGGACTTCGGCTCCGTCCGGATCGGAAAGCGGTTCGAGCTGACCGTCGAGGGCACCGTCGATGAGGCCCTGCTCGAGAAGGTGCGCGAGATCGCCGACGATGTGCTCTCCAACGCGGTCATCGAGGATGTCGTCGGCATCGAGGTCGTCGAATGA